The following DNA comes from Mycolicibacterium lutetiense.
GCCCATGATGCCCGGAGCCAGCCGGACCGGCGGCGGGCCGGCCTCCAGTGCCTGCGCGGCGACCGGCCGCAGTGCGAACTCGGTGAGCAGATGGCAGCTCACCGACACCACGATTCCCGGAAAGGTGATGCCCAGCAGGAACTTCGGAATGTAATTGGTGTCGACGACCCCGTACAGCGTTGTCAGCAGGGCGGCGCCGAGACCCCACAGGACCAGCAGCACCCGGGTGAGCCGGAACGGGGCGAAGAAGGTGTTGCGCTGATCGGCAACGGTGGGCGGTCGTTCTTCGATGGCCCAGCGCACGTTGTCGATCACCCGCGTCGTCGCCCAGAACACCCCGACGATCAGCGCCATGGCCATGTAGACGGGGGCCACGATGAAGGTGATCCAGCGGACCGGCGGAGCGAACACGTCGGGTGTCGGGAACAACAGCGTGACGATGATCATCGAGATGCCGATGCCGACCAGGTTCCCGCCGATCACGAACGTCGTGAGGATCGCCTGGATGCGCACCCTGCGGCGGCGCTGACTTTCCGATACCCGGCCCAGCACCCACGATCCGTATTCCGGTGTGGCAGGGATCCGGCTGTTCTGGCGCGTGACACCTTCGAGGACTCGGCCCAGCCGTCGTGCCAGCGATTTGTCGGAGTTCATTGTGGCGTCAGCCTAGTTCGTCCGATCTGCCCTTAAGGTGGATCGGGTGCGCCTCGTGATTGCCCAGTGCACCGTCGACTACGTCGGGCGGCTGACCGCCCACCTTCCTTCGGCCCGCCGGCTGTTGTTGTTCAAGTCCGACGGTTCCGTCAGTGTCCACGCCGATGATCGTGCCTACAAGCCGCTGAATTGGATGAGTCCGCCGTGCTGGCTCGTCGAGTCGGCTCCGGAATCATCCGGGGACGGCGCACCTCTCCTCTGGGTGGTGGAGAACAAGGCTGGTGAGCAGCTGCGGATCACCATCGAGGACGTCGAGCACGACTCCAGCCACGAATTGGGTGTCGATCCCGGCCTGGTCAAGGACGGCGTGGAGGCCCATCTGCAGAAACTGCTGGCTGAGCACGTCGAGTTGCTCGGCGCCGGGTACAGCCTGGTGCGCCGCGAGTATCCGACCGCGATCGGCCCGGTGGATCTGATGTGCCGTGACGAGTTGGGCCGTTCGGTGGCCGTGGAGATCAAACGTCGCGGCGAGATCGACGGTGTCGAGCAGCTGACCCGGTACCTCGACCTGCTCAACCGCGACACCGTGCTGGCCCCGGTGGCAGGAGTATTCGCCGCCCAGCAGATCAAACCGCAGGCCCGAACCCTGGCTACTGACCGTGGAATCCGTTGCGTGACTTTGGATTATGACCAGATGCGGGGTATGGACAGCGACGAATACCGGCTGTTCTGATGAGCCGCCGACCGCGTGAACACCGTCGGTTGGCGCCCTTTCCGCCGTCGCGTCGCGTCGAGACGGGGCCCGACGGTTACGACTATGAGGTGCGGGTGGTCGCCGCGTCGCGCGCGGTGAAGGTCTATCGATGCCCCGGCTGTGATCACGAGATTCGTGTGGCCACCGCGCATGTGGTGGTGCTGCCGATCGACGTCGGTGATGTTGAGGACCGCAGGCATTGGCACACCGCCTGCTGGGCGAACCGGACCAACCGCGGTCCGACGAGAAAGTGGTCCTGAGCTTCTCAGTGCTCGTCTGCTGCGGGTTCCACCAGCTCGATCAGCACGCCGCCGGCGTCCTTGGGGTGGACGAAGTTGATACGTGAGTTCGCCGTGCCCTTGCGGGGGACGTCGTAGAGCAGCCGCACGCCGTTGCTGCGCAGTCGCTCGGACAGGGCATCGATGTCGCTGGTCCGGTAGGCCAGCTGCTGCAGGCCGGGGCCGCGGGTATCGAGGAACTTGGCGATCGTCGACTTCTCGTTGAGCGGGGCCAGGAGCTGGATCTGGGCACTGCCCTTGGGCGCGCCGCGGACCGAGAGCATCGCCTCACGTACGCCCTGCTCTTCGTTGATCTCCTCGTGCAGGACGATCATGCCGAGGTTGTCGTGGTACCACTTGGCGGTGGCGTCCAGATCGGCGACCGCGATGCCGACGTGATCGATCGCCGTCACCAGCGCGCTGGCGAGCAGTGGACGGGCATCAACCTGATCGGCGGTCATAACGTAACGGTAACCTCTACCTGAACGTTTGCGTATGTGTGATCGCCCACACAGCTTTGGAAACCAGGCCTTGGAGGTAGGAAATGACTGCGGAAACTCGCACGTCGGTGATCGTTGCTGGAGCACGTACTCCGGTCGGCAAGTTGATGGGCTCGCTGAAGGACTTTTCCGGCAGTGACCTGGGTGGGATCGCGATCCGCGGCGCCCTGGAGAAGGCCAAGGTCGATGCTTCGCTGGTCGACTACGTGATCATGGGCCAGGTTCTCACCGCCGGCGCCGGCCAGATGCCCGCCCGCCAGTCCGCGGTGGCCGCGGGCATCGGGTGGGATGTGCCCGCGCTGTCGATCAACAAAATGTGCCTGTCCGGCATCGACGCGATCGCGCTGGCCGACCAGCTGATCCGGGCCGGCGAGTTCGAGGTCGTGGTGGCCGGTGGCCAGGAGTCGATGAGCCAGGCCCCGCACCTGCTGCCCAAGAGCCGTGAGGGCTACAAGTACGGCGATGCGACGCTGGTCGACCACCTGGCCTACGACGGTCTGCACGACGTGTTCACCGATCAGCCGATGGGAGCGCTCACCGAGCAGCGCAACGACGTCGACAAGTTCACCCGCGCCGAGCAGGACGAATTTGCTGCCCAGTCGCACCAGAAGGCCGCCGCGGCGTGGAAGGACGGGGTGTACGCCGACGAGGTGGTGCCGGTGTCGATCCCGCAGCGCAAGGGCGACCCGATCGAGTTCGCCGAGGACGAGGGCATCCGGGCCAACACGACCGCCGAATCGCTGGGTGGCCTGCGCCCGGCGTTCCGCAAGGACGGCACCATCACGGCCGGCTCGTCGTCTCAGATCTCCGACGGTGCGGCCGCGGTCGTGGTGATGAGCAAGGCCAAGGCGCAGGAGCTTGGCCTGGACTGGCTGTGTGAGATCGGGGCGCACGGCGTGGTGGCCGGTCCGGACTCCACGCTGCAGAGCCAGCCGGCCAACGCGATCAAGAAGGCCGTCGAGCGGGAGGGCATCAGCATCGATCAGCTGGACGTCCTCGAGATCAACGAGGCGTTCGCTGCGGTGTCGCTGGCCTCGACGAAGGAGCTGGGTGTCGACCCAGCCAAGGTGAACGTCAACGGCGGCGCGATCGCCATCGGCCACCCGATCGGGATGTCCGGTGCCCGTATCACGCTGCATGCGGCGCTGGAACTGGCCCGTAAGGGGTCCGGCTACGCGGTGGCTGCGCTCTGTGGTGCCGGTGGCCAGGGTGATGCGCTGATCCTGCGTCGCTGACAGCTAACCAGCGAATTACAACGACGCTGTGTAGTAGCTGGCGCCCCGGTTGGGCACAATGGTGGCCATGGCAAGCACATTCGATGTTCGTACCGAGGCCGGCCGGTTCCGTTTGGTGGCGATCGCTGAGGCGATCAGCTGGGCCGGTCTGCTGATCGGCGTGTACTTCAAGCGGGTCCATTCGTCGGGCACCGAGATCGGGGTGCAGGTCTTCGGGCCGGTGCACGGCGTGCTGTTCCTGCTGTACGTGTTCACCGCCCTGATGGTCGGGATGGCTGTCGGCTGGGGCGTCAAGACCTGGCTGCTGGCGTTGCTGGGCGGCATTGTGCCGCTGGGCAGTGTGTTCTTCGTCATGTCGGCCGACCGGGCCGGTCAGCTGGAATCAGCCGAGTCGGCCGCCGCGCAGCCAGGCGAACCGGCCCCCACGACGACGTGACAGACTTGATGGCGTGACTCGTCCACGACCTTCTGTCGGTCCGGCGCTAGCCGGTGCGGTTGACCTCTCGGCACTCAAGCAGCGGCCCGCCGCGTCGGGCGGGACGGGCGGTGGCAGCCCCGCTGCGGCCGGCGGCCCGAATGCCACCGAGGTCACCGAAGCCAACTTCGAAGCCGAGGTGCTGGTCCGCTCGGGCCAGGTGCCGGTGGTGGTGCTCTTGTGGTCGCCACGCAGCGAGTCCAGTGCGGCGCTGGGGGATGCCCTGGCCGGTCTGGCTGCGGCGGACAATGGCAAGTGGTCGCTGGCGCTGGTCAACGTCGACACCACTCCGCGGGTGGCGCAGATGTTCGGCATCCAGGGCGTGCCGACGGTTGTTGCCCTCGCGGGCGGACAACCGATCGCCAGCTTCCAGGGCGCGCAACCTGCCGACGAATTGCGCCGCTGGGTCGATTCGCTGCTCGAGGCAACCGCGGGCAAGTTGACCGGATCCGGTGACGGCGACGGCGACGGTGACGAGGAGCAGGTCGACCCCGAGTTGGCCGCGGCCCGGACCCACCTGGACGAAGGTGACTTCGCCGCAGCGTCGGCGGCATATCAGGCGATTCTCGATGCCCAGCCCAATCACGCCGAGGCCAAGGGCGCGGTGCGCCAGATTGCATTCCTCGAACGTGCCAGCGCGACGAGCCCCGACGCGGTGGCCGCCGCTGCCGCAGCTCCCGACGACATCGACCTCGCGTTCGCCGCTGCCGACGCCGAGCTCCTGGCCCAAGATGTGTCGGCAGCCTTCGATCGGCTCATCGCACTGATCAAGCGCACCGCGGGTGACGACCGGACCAAAGTGCGGACCCGGCTCGTCGAGTTGTTCGACCTTTTTGACCCGGCCGATCCCGAGGTCATCGCCGGCCGTCGCAATCTGGCCAACGCGCTGTACTAGCTCGTCGAGAACCGGCGCGTCAGGCGGGCTCGAACCACAGCATCGCCAGCGGCGGCAGCACCATCACCGCCGACGCGGGGCGGCCGTGCCACGGCTCGTCGGTGGCCTGCACCGTGCCCATGTTCCCGATGCCCGACCCGTTGTAGATCGTGGCGTCGGTGTTGAGAACCTCCTGCCAGTCGCCGGCGTGCGGTAGACCCAGCCGGTATTCGCTGTGCTGGCCGCCGGCGAAGTTGACCACGCAGGCCAACACGGAACCGTCGGCGCCGAACCGCAGGAAGCTCAGCACGTTGTTGGCCGAGTCGTTCGCGTCGATCCACGAATAACCCTCCGGGCTGGTGTCGCGGCTCCACAG
Coding sequences within:
- the nucS gene encoding endonuclease NucS, producing the protein MRLVIAQCTVDYVGRLTAHLPSARRLLLFKSDGSVSVHADDRAYKPLNWMSPPCWLVESAPESSGDGAPLLWVVENKAGEQLRITIEDVEHDSSHELGVDPGLVKDGVEAHLQKLLAEHVELLGAGYSLVRREYPTAIGPVDLMCRDELGRSVAVEIKRRGEIDGVEQLTRYLDLLNRDTVLAPVAGVFAAQQIKPQARTLATDRGIRCVTLDYDQMRGMDSDEYRLF
- the mce gene encoding methylmalonyl-CoA epimerase, which produces MTADQVDARPLLASALVTAIDHVGIAVADLDATAKWYHDNLGMIVLHEEINEEQGVREAMLSVRGAPKGSAQIQLLAPLNEKSTIAKFLDTRGPGLQQLAYRTSDIDALSERLRSNGVRLLYDVPRKGTANSRINFVHPKDAGGVLIELVEPAADEH
- a CDS encoding acetyl-CoA C-acetyltransferase, which encodes MTAETRTSVIVAGARTPVGKLMGSLKDFSGSDLGGIAIRGALEKAKVDASLVDYVIMGQVLTAGAGQMPARQSAVAAGIGWDVPALSINKMCLSGIDAIALADQLIRAGEFEVVVAGGQESMSQAPHLLPKSREGYKYGDATLVDHLAYDGLHDVFTDQPMGALTEQRNDVDKFTRAEQDEFAAQSHQKAAAAWKDGVYADEVVPVSIPQRKGDPIEFAEDEGIRANTTAESLGGLRPAFRKDGTITAGSSSQISDGAAAVVVMSKAKAQELGLDWLCEIGAHGVVAGPDSTLQSQPANAIKKAVEREGISIDQLDVLEINEAFAAVSLASTKELGVDPAKVNVNGGAIAIGHPIGMSGARITLHAALELARKGSGYAVAALCGAGGQGDALILRR
- a CDS encoding tetratricopeptide repeat protein → MTRPRPSVGPALAGAVDLSALKQRPAASGGTGGGSPAAAGGPNATEVTEANFEAEVLVRSGQVPVVVLLWSPRSESSAALGDALAGLAAADNGKWSLALVNVDTTPRVAQMFGIQGVPTVVALAGGQPIASFQGAQPADELRRWVDSLLEATAGKLTGSGDGDGDGDEEQVDPELAAARTHLDEGDFAAASAAYQAILDAQPNHAEAKGAVRQIAFLERASATSPDAVAAAAAAPDDIDLAFAAADAELLAQDVSAAFDRLIALIKRTAGDDRTKVRTRLVELFDLFDPADPEVIAGRRNLANALY
- a CDS encoding DUF3817 domain-containing protein, which translates into the protein MASTFDVRTEAGRFRLVAIAEAISWAGLLIGVYFKRVHSSGTEIGVQVFGPVHGVLFLLYVFTALMVGMAVGWGVKTWLLALLGGIVPLGSVFFVMSADRAGQLESAESAAAQPGEPAPTTT